One Hordeum vulgare subsp. vulgare chromosome 4H, MorexV3_pseudomolecules_assembly, whole genome shotgun sequence DNA window includes the following coding sequences:
- the LOC123449738 gene encoding pentatricopeptide repeat-containing protein At4g35130, chloroplastic-like — MATPLVLACRGAAAAATTTTCASQHLAAATSKEPPPSVRPKPGGTKSLVLSHAAAGRMDDAQEALAAAGSRDAFLHNVVIRGLADAGLPGAALAAYAAMLAAGARPDRFTFPVVLKCCARLGALDEGRAAHSAAIRLGVAAADVYTGNSLLAFYARLGLVDDAERVFDGMPARDVVTWNSMVDGYVSNGLGTLALVCFREMHEALEVQHDGVGIIAALAACCLESALMQGREVHAYVIRHGMEHDVKVGTSILDMYCKCGDIASAEGVFATMPSRTVVTWNCMIGGYALNERPEEAFDCFVQMKAEGHQVEVVTAINLLAACAQTESSLYGRSVHGYITRRQFLPHVVLETALLEMYSKVGKVKSSEKVFGQMTTKTLVSWNNMIAAYMYKEMYMEAITLFLDLLNQPLYPDYFTMSAVVPAFVLLGLLRQCRQMHSYIIRLGYGENTLIMNAIMHMYARCGDVLSSREIFDKMAAKDVISWNTMIMGYAIHGQGRSALEMFSEMKCNGLRPNESTFVSVLTACSVSGLTDEGWTQFNSMQRDYGMIPQIEHYGCMTDLLGRAGDLKEVMQFIENMPIDPTFRVWGSLLTASRNRNDIDIAEYAAERIFQLEQDQLEHDNTGCYVLISSMYADAGRWKDVERIKSLMEEKGLRRTDPRSIVELHGISCSFVNGDTTHPQSKMIQEVSNFLSGKIGEMRDPMNQSDPTSLDSRRTTEPNKHSVRLAVVFGLISTEARTPILVKKNVRICNDCHHALKLISKYSGRRIVVGDTNIYHQFSDGSCCCGDYW, encoded by the coding sequence ATGGCCACGCCGCTGGTCCTCGCCTGCcgtggcgccgccgccgccgccactacCACCACCTGCGCCTCCCAGCACCTTGCCGCGGCCACCTCCAAGGAGCCCCCACCGAGCGTGAGGCCTAAGCCGGGCGGCACCAAGTCGCTCGTCctctcccacgccgccgccggccgcatgGACGACGCCCAGGAGGCCCTGGCGGCCGCCGGAAGCCGGGACGCGTTCCTCCACAACGTTGTCATCCGGGGCCTCGCCGACGCGGGCCTCCCGGGCGCCGCGCTGGCCGCCTACGCCGCCATGCTGGCGGCCGGCGCGCGCCCCGACCGCTTCACCTTCCCCGTCGTCCTCAAGTGCTGCGCGCGGCTCGGCGCGCTCGACGAAGGACGCGCAGCGCACTCGGCGGCGATCAGGCTCGGCGTGGCGGCCGCTGACGTGTACACGGGCAACTCGCTCCTCGCCTTCTACGCCAGGCTCGGCCTCGTGGACGACGCCGAGAGGGTGTTCGACGGAATGCCGGCCAGGGACGTCGTCACCTGGAACTCCATGGTCGACGGCTACGTGTCCAACGGCCTCGGGACGCTCGCACTCGTCTGCTTCAGGGAGATGCACGAGGCGCTGGAGGTGCAGCATGACGGTGTCGGGATCATTGCCGCGCTCGCAGCTTGCTGCTTGGAGTCGGCTCTAATGCAAGGGCGGGAGGTCCACGCCTACGTGATCAGGCACGGGATGGAGCATGACGTCAAGGTTGGCACTTCTATCCTTGACATGTACTGCAAGTGTGGCGACATTGCTTCTGCCGAGGGCGTGTTTGCGACGATGCCGTCGAGGACCGTGGTGACATGGAATTGCATGATAGGTGGGTATGCGCTCAATGAACGGCCTGAGGAGGCATTTGACTGCTTCGTGCAAATGaaggcagagggccaccaggTGGAAGTGGTCACTGCTATCAATTTGCTGGCTGCCTGTGCTCAAACTGAGAGCTCACTGTATGGAAGGAGTGTTCATGGTTACATAACTAGAAGACAGTTTCTTCCTCACGTGGTGCTTGAGACTGCTCTTCTTGAGATGTACAGCAAAGTTGGCAAAGTGAAATCATCGGAGAAGGTATTTGGACAGATGACGACCAAAACTCTGGTATCATGGAACAATATGATCGCTGCCTATATGTACAAGGAGATGTATATGGAAGCGATCACATTGTTCCTCGACTTACTGAATCAGCCGCTTTACCCTGATTATTTCACCATGTCGGCAGTAGTACCGGCGTTTGTTTTGCTGGGGTTGCTGAGACAATGCAGGCAAATGCACAGCTATATTATCAGGCTAGGTTACGGGGAGAACACTCTCATCATGAACGCAATTATGCATATGTATGCTAGGTGTGGTGATGTTCTGTCCTCAAGGGAGATATTTGACAAAATGGCAGCTAAGGATGTGATCTCTTGGAACACAATGATAATGGGCTATGCGATTCATGGTCAGGGGAGAAGTGCACTGGAGATGTTCTCCGAGATGAAATGTAATGGCCTGCGACCAAATGAGAGTACCTTTGTCTCCGTGTTGACTGCTTGCAGTGTCTCGGGCTTGACAGATGAAGGCTGGACACAGTTCAATTCAATGCAACGTGACTATGGTATGATCCCACAGATTGAGCACTACGGATGCATGACAGATCTGCTCGGTCGGGCAGGTGATCTTAAAGAGGTTATGCAATTTATTGAAAATATGCCAATAGATCCAACATTCAGGGTTTGGGGCTCCCTACTGACCGCAAGCAGGAACAGAAATGATATAGATATAGCAGAATACGCAGCAGAGAGGATATTCCAACTAGAACAGGACCAGTTGGAACATGACAACACAGGTTGCTATGTTCTTATTTCTTCCATGTACGCCGATGCTGGGAGATGGAAGGATGTCGAGAGAATAAAATCACTGATGGAAGAGAAGGGGCTCCGAAGGACAGATCCAAGAAGCATAGTTGAGCTTCATGGTATCTCCTGCAGTTTTGTCAACGGGGACACGACACACCCTCAGAGCAAGATGATTCAAGAAGTGTCCAACTTTCTGTCAGGAAAGATTGGAGAAATGAGGGACCCAATGAATCAGTCCGATCCGACCTCTCTGGACTCGAGGAGAACAACAGAGCCTAACAAGCATAGTGTGAGGCTGGCTGTCGTTTTTGGTCTGATATCAACCGAGGCCAGAACCCCAATTCTTGTCAAGAAGAACGTGCGTATATGCAACGACTGCCATCATGCGCTGAAGTTGATATCGAAATATTCAGGACGGAGGATTGTTGTCGGCGACACAAATATCTATCACCAATTCTCGGATGGCTCTTGCTGCTGCGGTGACTACTGGTGA
- the LOC123449740 gene encoding uncharacterized protein LOC123449740 yields the protein MAVAARARARGSPLLRALAGGRQPPPPGVRSIHEGPDTIDELLDRHLTKKSPSPILDDDAAEALARRRLTSSRREALGLYRDILRATRLFEWPDERGVPWRDTLRANARREFEEARGERDPEVVARLLIGGRDAVDQALERVADASRRMVQAEEAKRRGGS from the coding sequence ATGGCCGTGGCCGCACGCGCACGCGCAcgcggctcccccctcctccgcgccctcgccggcgggaggcagcCCCCGCCGCCGGGGGTCCGATCCATCCACGAGGGGCCCGACACCATCGACGAGCTCCTGGACCGCCACCTCACCAAGAAGTCCCCATCCCCCATCCTCGACGACGACGCGGCGGAGGCCCTGGCGCGGCGGCGGCTGACGAGCTCGCGGCGGGAGGCGCTGGGGCTGTACCGGGACATCCTGCGGGCGACGCGGCTGTTCGAGTGGCCCGACGAGCGCGGGGTGCCGTGGCGGGACACACTGCGCGCCAACGCGCGCCGCGAGTTCGAGGAGGCCCGCGGCGAGCGCGACCCGGAGGTGGTGGCGCGGCTCCTCATCGGCGGCCGCGACGCCGTCGACCAGGCCCTGGAGCGCGTCGCCGACGCCTCGCGCCGCATGGTCCAGGCCGAGGAGGCCAAGCGCCGCGGCGGGTCGTAG
- the LOC123449739 gene encoding uncharacterized protein At4g08330, chloroplastic, whose amino-acid sequence MAHPPSTPAAAYGCAACGADLNLSASHLYPAGTYFEAGNKGTLSFSWADESRLRFAAEDRIRPFFETLDYWGIHRKRTRISCDACGKLLGHVYDDGPPVMEGTGQLGMGPSQVIPRRPRYRIKVKAVTPTATGSSSAAVAAASPR is encoded by the coding sequence ATGGCACATCCACCGTCGACTCCGGCGGCGGCGTACGGGTGCGCGGCGTGCGGCGCGGACCTGAACCTCTCGGCGTCCCACCTGTACCCGGCGGGGACCTACTTCGAGGCGGGGAACAAGGGCACGCTGTCCTTCAGCTGGGCGGACGAGTCGCGGCTGCGGTTCGCGGCGGAGGACAGGATCCGGCCCTTCTTCGAGACGCTCGACTACTGGGGCATCCACCGGAAGCGCACCCGCATCAGCTGCGACGCCTGCGGCAAGCTCCTCGGCCACGTCTACGACGACGGGCCGCCGGTCATGGAAGGGACGGGCCAGCTCGGGATGGGCCCCAGCCAGGTCATCCCCCGCCGGCCCAGGTACCGGATCAAGGTCAAGGCCGTCACGCCCACCGCCACcggctcctcctccgccgccgtcgccgccgcctccccgcgctGA